One genomic segment of Fusobacterium nucleatum includes these proteins:
- a CDS encoding TDP-N-acetylfucosamine:lipid II N-acetylfucosaminyltransferase encodes MKYLHIMRNDKFINPFIEFINKSFVKEENTFFIIDGLENIKVLNEKNVEWYISKGRKLKGILKKLILLLQLPILYIKLFDYCRKCEKIYLHGLFDPRTIIFLYIFRFFLKSSYWIMWGGDLYSYKDRKKKSFFYNIFYNIEDYVKGNMKGYISYIKGEFKLVQEWFKVKGNFYSSFTYPSNLYKKIEIRKEGKEELWVQVGNSADPSNNHLEILKKLSQFKDANVKLFCILSYGGNEEYKNQVIKRGLELFKNKFCPILNFMKFDEYMNFLSSLDIAIFAHNRQQGFGNITSLLSMKKTVYLKETVTTYETLKDMGIQIKSFNKFVDLEKLDNNVLENNRKIIEENFSKEKLVEQWKNIFEN; translated from the coding sequence ATGAAATATTTACATATAATGAGAAATGATAAATTTATAAATCCATTTATAGAATTTATTAATAAAAGTTTTGTAAAAGAAGAAAACACTTTTTTTATAATAGATGGATTAGAAAACATTAAAGTTCTCAATGAAAAAAATGTTGAGTGGTATATTTCAAAAGGAAGAAAATTAAAAGGAATATTAAAGAAACTTATTTTATTGCTACAACTTCCAATTTTATATATAAAATTATTCGATTATTGTAGAAAATGTGAAAAGATATATTTACATGGATTATTTGATCCAAGAACTATAATATTTCTATATATTTTTAGATTTTTTTTAAAAAGCTCTTATTGGATTATGTGGGGAGGAGATTTATACTCTTATAAGGATAGAAAGAAAAAGAGTTTTTTTTACAATATATTTTATAATATAGAGGATTATGTAAAAGGAAATATGAAAGGATATATATCTTATATAAAAGGAGAGTTTAAATTAGTTCAAGAATGGTTTAAAGTCAAAGGAAATTTTTATAGTTCTTTTACTTATCCAAGTAATTTATATAAAAAAATTGAAATTAGAAAAGAAGGAAAAGAGGAATTATGGGTTCAAGTTGGGAACTCAGCAGATCCTTCTAATAATCATCTTGAAATTTTAAAAAAATTATCTCAATTTAAAGATGCAAATGTAAAGTTATTTTGTATTTTATCTTATGGTGGAAATGAAGAGTATAAAAATCAAGTAATAAAAAGGGGGTTAGAATTATTTAAAAATAAATTTTGCCCAATTTTAAATTTTATGAAATTTGATGAGTATATGAATTTTTTATCTTCATTAGATATAGCAATTTTTGCTCATAATAGACAACAGGGATTTGGAAATATTACTTCTCTTTTAAGTATGAAAAAGACAGTCTATTTAAAAGAAACAGTTACAACATATGAAACATTAAAAGATATGGGAATACAAATAAAATCTTTTAATAAATTTGTAGATTTAGAAAAACTTGACAATAATGTTTTGGAAAATAATAGAAAAATAATAGAAGAAAATTTTTCTAAAGAAAAATTGGTAGAACAATGGAAAAACATATTTGAAAATTAA
- a CDS encoding acetyltransferase, giving the protein MKKIVIFGIGDNGELAKYYFENDEKYKNDYEVVAFTVQKEYLTKKEFKGIPVVEFENLEKSYPPEECYLFVAVGYTAMNEVREKVYLEGKKRGYKYVSYISSKANIFTDKIGENNFILEDNTIQPFVEIGNNNVLWSGNHIGHHGKIGNNCFITSHVVISGRCIIEDNCFIGVNSTLRDHITIKYKTLLGAGSWISKNTEEYGVYLSAEAVKINKKSIDLKIS; this is encoded by the coding sequence TTGAAAAAGATAGTCATATTTGGTATAGGAGATAATGGTGAACTAGCAAAATATTATTTTGAAAATGACGAAAAATATAAAAATGATTATGAGGTGGTGGCATTTACTGTACAAAAAGAATATTTAACTAAAAAAGAGTTCAAAGGAATTCCTGTTGTTGAATTTGAAAATCTTGAAAAAAGTTACCCTCCTGAAGAATGTTATTTGTTTGTTGCAGTAGGTTATACTGCTATGAATGAGGTAAGAGAAAAGGTATATTTAGAAGGTAAAAAAAGAGGGTATAAATATGTTAGTTATATAAGCTCTAAAGCTAATATTTTTACAGATAAAATAGGAGAAAATAATTTTATATTAGAAGATAATACTATTCAACCTTTTGTAGAAATTGGAAATAATAATGTACTTTGGAGTGGAAATCATATAGGACATCATGGAAAAATAGGAAATAACTGTTTTATTACTTCGCATGTAGTTATATCAGGAAGATGTATTATAGAAGATAATTGCTTTATAGGAGTTAATAGTACATTAAGAGATCATATAACAATAAAATACAAAACATTATTGGGAGCAGGTTCTTGGATTTCTAAAAATACAGAAGAATATGGAGTATATCTATCAGCAGAAGCTGTAAAAATAAATAAAAAAAGTATAGATTTAAAAATTTCTTAG
- a CDS encoding Gfo/Idh/MocA family oxidoreductase, whose product MYNVAIIGCGRISHKIAEGVAKNNDRMKLVVLCDPIEEKMFETEKTYNKKMGIEATLSKYKNYKEILNQNKIDIAIISTESGYHEEIGLHFLENGVNLIIEKPLAMSIEGAQKLVDTAKKNNLKLAASHQNRFNYPIQLLKKAIKEKRLGRIFNGMARILWTRDDNYYLQAPWRGTWALDGGTLMNQCIHNIDLINWMMDDEIDTVYAQTSNYIRNIEAEDYGVILIRYKSGKIATIEGSAIIYPKNLEETLTITGEKGTVVIGGMAVNKINTWRVEGDNEEEYLSIDCGDPNSVYGYGHEALYKDFVDALDENREPLINGIGGLEAVKIILAAYKSQKTGLPVKFSKFKEFSTLDMKA is encoded by the coding sequence ATGTATAATGTTGCAATTATTGGATGTGGAAGAATATCTCATAAAATAGCAGAAGGAGTTGCTAAGAATAATGATAGAATGAAGTTAGTTGTTTTATGCGATCCTATAGAAGAAAAGATGTTTGAAACTGAAAAAACATATAATAAAAAAATGGGGATTGAAGCAACATTATCAAAATATAAAAATTATAAAGAGATATTAAACCAAAACAAGATTGATATAGCAATTATTTCAACAGAAAGTGGATATCATGAAGAAATAGGACTACACTTTCTTGAAAATGGAGTTAATCTTATAATTGAAAAACCATTAGCTATGTCAATAGAAGGAGCTCAAAAGTTAGTAGATACTGCAAAGAAAAATAATTTAAAATTAGCAGCTAGTCATCAAAATAGATTCAATTATCCTATTCAACTTTTGAAAAAAGCAATAAAGGAAAAGAGATTAGGAAGAATATTTAATGGAATGGCAAGAATTTTATGGACTAGAGATGATAATTATTATTTACAAGCTCCTTGGAGAGGAACTTGGGCTTTAGATGGTGGAACTTTAATGAATCAGTGCATTCATAATATTGATTTAATAAATTGGATGATGGATGATGAGATAGATACTGTGTATGCTCAAACTTCAAATTATATTAGAAATATTGAAGCTGAAGACTATGGAGTTATTTTGATTAGATATAAAAGTGGGAAAATAGCAACAATTGAAGGAAGTGCTATAATTTACCCTAAAAATCTTGAAGAAACTTTAACTATAACTGGAGAAAAAGGAACAGTAGTAATTGGTGGAATGGCAGTTAATAAAATAAATACTTGGAGAGTAGAAGGAGATAATGAGGAGGAGTATTTATCTATTGATTGTGGAGATCCTAACTCAGTTTATGGATATGGTCATGAAGCATTATATAAAGATTTTGTTGATGCTCTTGATGAAAATAGAGAACCACTTATAAATGGAATAGGAGGACTTGAAGCAGTAAAGATAATATTAGCAGCTTATAAGTCTCAAAAAACAGGGTTACCAGTAAAGTTTTCTAAATTTAAAGAATTTTCAACTTTGGATATGAAAGCATAA
- a CDS encoding lipopolysaccharide biosynthesis protein, whose translation MEKNNLIKRFLSFSIGGYINILIGFLIVPITTRMLSPEQYGIFSLIDVIVQILIIATSLSMEQGFVRFFFEEEEENRGKLLYTSLIPFFILGTLAFLLIFIFRKNISIFIVGKNENFIWICLIFAVLFRAVNTFSFLVIRMKQRGNIFSTLTVAIKLFEFIFILILFQYFGNDYKTLIFSTIFANLMVAIISILFERKVWNLKNLKFLKDCKITKKELFNFSYPLILTMALNWLFASLDKITIRTFSNLNEVGIYSGAFKIVALLSVIQSGFSTFWTPTALEHYTKNPEDTKFYKKANDYLSLIFFLLGIGILLTRDIIGLLLGTKFYNSIFVMPTLVFIPIMYLLSETTMIGIGFKKKTKYFLYVSIIASISNFIGNLLLVPYLGAKGAAISTGISYIIFFSARTYFSNKLINFGFNLKRIYVITFLMLLYSLFLSFYNKIYLTIGLGILLEIVILLIYYPVMKELYSKFIKKREVRE comes from the coding sequence ATGGAAAAAAATAATTTAATAAAGAGATTCTTGTCATTTTCCATAGGTGGTTATATAAATATTTTGATAGGCTTTTTAATAGTGCCTATAACAACGAGAATGTTGTCCCCTGAACAATATGGAATTTTTTCACTTATAGATGTTATAGTACAGATATTAATAATTGCTACTTCTTTATCAATGGAACAAGGCTTTGTTAGATTCTTTTTTGAAGAAGAAGAAGAGAATAGAGGTAAGTTACTCTATACTTCTTTAATACCTTTTTTTATATTAGGAACATTAGCATTTTTATTAATTTTTATTTTTAGAAAAAATATTTCTATATTTATTGTTGGAAAAAATGAGAATTTTATATGGATATGCCTTATTTTTGCAGTTTTGTTTAGGGCTGTAAACACATTTTCCTTTTTGGTTATAAGAATGAAACAGAGAGGAAATATTTTTTCAACATTGACTGTAGCTATAAAGTTATTTGAGTTTATTTTTATATTGATTTTATTTCAGTATTTTGGAAATGATTACAAGACTTTAATTTTTTCTACTATATTTGCTAATTTAATGGTAGCTATAATTTCAATATTATTTGAAAGAAAAGTATGGAATTTAAAAAATTTAAAATTTTTAAAAGATTGTAAGATAACTAAAAAAGAATTATTTAATTTTAGCTATCCTTTAATTTTAACAATGGCTTTAAATTGGTTGTTTGCTTCATTAGATAAAATAACAATAAGAACATTTTCAAATTTAAATGAAGTTGGAATATATTCTGGGGCTTTTAAAATAGTTGCTCTACTTTCAGTTATACAAAGTGGTTTCTCAACTTTTTGGACACCAACAGCATTAGAACATTACACTAAAAATCCAGAAGACACTAAATTTTATAAGAAAGCCAATGATTACTTATCCTTAATATTTTTTTTATTAGGAATAGGAATATTATTAACTAGAGATATTATTGGACTTTTATTAGGAACAAAATTTTATAATTCTATTTTTGTGATGCCAACATTAGTGTTTATACCAATAATGTATTTGTTATCCGAAACAACAATGATAGGAATAGGTTTTAAAAAGAAAACAAAATATTTTTTATATGTTTCTATTATAGCTTCAATATCAAATTTTATCGGAAATTTATTATTAGTTCCATATTTAGGTGCAAAAGGAGCTGCAATCTCTACTGGAATATCATATATAATATTCTTTAGTGCAAGGACTTATTTTTCTAATAAGTTGATAAATTTTGGCTTTAATTTAAAAAGGATATATGTAATAACTTTTTTAATGCTTTTGTATTCTTTATTTTTAAGTTTTTATAATAAAATATATCTAACAATAGGATTGGGGATTTTATTAGAAATAGTTATACTTTTAATTTATTATCCAGTTATGAAAGAACTTTATTCTAAGTTTATTAAGAAGAGAGAGGTAAGAGAATAA
- a CDS encoding WbqC family protein — protein MKKIAILQSNYIPWKGVFDMMNKVDTFVFFEDVDFTKRDWRTRNKIKTSEGEVWLTIPVKKAPRGTKICEIEISQDENWQEKHYKTITQYYKKTKYFEDYKWLLEKIYLEKKWTNLSEFNIFTNILIARELGIKTEFVNSKDLNTTGTKDDKLIEIVKALKGDYYLSGPAAKDYIVNEKFEKNKIKLAYIKYNYPEYPQINGEFNHFVTVLDVLFNTGKEVVNYIFTGDIEEI, from the coding sequence ATGAAAAAAATAGCGATACTTCAATCAAATTATATACCTTGGAAAGGTGTATTTGATATGATGAATAAAGTAGATACTTTTGTTTTTTTTGAGGATGTAGATTTTACAAAAAGAGATTGGAGAACTAGAAATAAGATAAAAACATCTGAAGGGGAAGTTTGGTTAACTATTCCAGTAAAAAAAGCTCCAAGAGGAACAAAAATATGTGAAATAGAAATTTCACAAGATGAGAATTGGCAAGAAAAACATTATAAAACAATAACACAATATTATAAAAAAACTAAATATTTTGAAGATTACAAATGGCTTTTAGAAAAAATATATTTAGAAAAAAAATGGACTAATTTATCAGAATTTAATATTTTTACTAATATTTTAATAGCAAGGGAATTAGGAATAAAAACAGAGTTTGTAAATTCAAAAGATTTAAACACAACAGGAACAAAAGACGATAAATTAATAGAAATAGTAAAAGCACTAAAAGGAGATTATTATTTATCTGGACCTGCAGCAAAGGATTATATAGTAAATGAAAAATTTGAAAAAAATAAGATTAAATTAGCATATATAAAATATAATTATCCTGAATATCCTCAAATAAATGGTGAATTTAATCATTTTGTTACTGTATTAGATGTCTTATTTAATACAGGAAAAGAAGTCGTAAATTATATATTTACTGGAGATATTGAAGAAATTTAA
- the rffA gene encoding dTDP-4-amino-4,6-dideoxygalactose transaminase: protein MIPFNIPPYVGKELEYVREAMEKNHKICGDGPFTKKCNEWIEKKFNIEKVLLTTSCTHAMEMAAILADIKEGDEVIAPSFTFVSTVNPFVLRGAKIVFIDVNPQTMNMDENLIENAITEKTKAILPVHYAGVACNMDKIMEIAKKHNLIVIEDAAQGVMSEYKGKPLGTIGEYGCFSFHETKNYSMGEGGALLIRDKKNIEKAEIIREKGTNRSRFFRGQIDKYTWVDKGSSYLPSELNAAYLYAQLENADLIYSDRMNSWKLYKELLQELEDKKLIELQYISKDCKHNAHMFYIKCKDLDERTKLVNFLKENEINAVFHYIPLHSAEAGLKFGRFYGEDIYTTKESERLLRLPLYYGLKEEDVKFVVSKIKGFYGKK, encoded by the coding sequence ATGATACCATTTAATATTCCACCTTATGTTGGAAAAGAATTAGAATATGTAAGAGAAGCAATGGAAAAAAACCATAAAATTTGTGGAGATGGACCTTTTACAAAAAAATGTAATGAATGGATAGAAAAAAAATTTAATATAGAAAAAGTTCTTTTAACAACATCATGCACTCATGCAATGGAAATGGCTGCAATATTAGCTGATATAAAAGAAGGAGATGAAGTCATAGCTCCATCATTTACATTTGTTTCTACAGTAAATCCATTTGTATTAAGAGGAGCAAAAATAGTTTTCATAGATGTAAATCCTCAAACAATGAATATGGATGAAAATCTAATAGAGAATGCTATCACTGAAAAAACAAAAGCAATACTTCCTGTACATTATGCAGGTGTTGCTTGCAATATGGATAAAATAATGGAAATAGCAAAAAAACATAATCTTATTGTTATAGAAGATGCAGCTCAAGGTGTTATGTCTGAATATAAAGGAAAACCTCTTGGAACTATTGGTGAATATGGTTGTTTTAGTTTTCATGAAACAAAAAATTACTCTATGGGTGAAGGAGGAGCTTTACTTATAAGAGATAAAAAAAATATTGAAAAAGCAGAAATTATAAGAGAAAAAGGAACAAACAGAAGTCGATTTTTTAGAGGACAAATTGATAAGTACACTTGGGTTGATAAAGGTTCTTCATATTTACCAAGCGAGTTAAATGCAGCTTACTTATATGCTCAACTTGAAAATGCTGATTTGATATATAGTGATAGAATGAATAGTTGGAAACTATATAAAGAATTATTACAAGAATTAGAAGATAAAAAATTAATAGAATTACAATACATATCAAAAGATTGTAAACATAATGCTCATATGTTCTATATAAAATGTAAAGATTTAGATGAAAGAACAAAATTAGTAAATTTTTTAAAAGAAAATGAAATAAATGCAGTATTTCACTATATTCCTCTCCATTCAGCAGAAGCAGGATTAAAATTTGGTAGATTTTATGGAGAAGATATATATACTACAAAAGAAAGTGAAAGACTTTTAAGACTACCTCTTTACTATGGTTTAAAAGAAGAAGATGTAAAATTTGTTGTATCAAAAATAAAGGGATTTTATGGAAAAAAATAA
- a CDS encoding glycosyltransferase family 4 protein, giving the protein MKIFQICNGYFDTKLYKELFDRLDIRGCINKIFIFTWNKSNLSKKNDNKIIVAYFSKILRLFFYLKQKKVFKSLLSVKPKFDYDLIHAHTLFSNGDIALRLKMKYGIPYIVAIRNTDINVFFKYFFFLRKYGLEIMENADKIIFLSPSYKKECLEDYVPIEKREEMERKAVIIPNGIDKFWIENSVSSKKRHKEIRLIYVGSIDKNKNVITTILACKKLLSQGYEIKFTIVGDIEIKIDELNEKFIQHIPYSSKEEIRRYFEESDIFIMPSRYETFGLVYAEALSQGLPIIYTRGQGFDGQIPDGEVGYSVRYDDVDEIVEKIILIYSSYNNYSTKIKNYIQKFDWENIADNYKIIYENIIDNRKKEL; this is encoded by the coding sequence ATGAAGATTTTTCAAATTTGCAATGGCTATTTTGATACAAAACTATATAAAGAGTTGTTTGATAGATTAGATATAAGAGGTTGCATAAATAAGATTTTTATTTTTACATGGAATAAATCTAACTTAAGTAAAAAAAATGATAATAAAATTATAGTGGCATATTTTTCAAAAATATTAAGATTATTTTTTTATTTAAAACAAAAAAAAGTTTTTAAATCTCTTTTATCTGTAAAACCAAAGTTTGATTATGACCTTATACATGCTCACACTTTATTTTCTAATGGAGATATAGCATTAAGATTAAAAATGAAATATGGAATTCCTTATATTGTAGCTATTAGGAATACTGATATAAATGTTTTTTTTAAATATTTCTTTTTCTTAAGAAAGTATGGATTAGAAATCATGGAAAATGCAGATAAAATAATTTTTTTATCCCCTTCATATAAAAAAGAATGTTTAGAAGATTATGTTCCAATAGAAAAAAGAGAAGAAATGGAAAGAAAAGCAGTTATAATCCCAAATGGAATTGATAAATTTTGGATAGAAAATTCTGTAAGTTCAAAAAAAAGACATAAAGAAATAAGATTAATTTATGTAGGAAGTATAGACAAAAATAAGAATGTGATTACAACGATATTAGCTTGTAAAAAATTATTATCACAAGGATATGAAATAAAATTCACCATAGTTGGTGATATAGAGATTAAAATTGATGAATTGAATGAGAAATTTATACAACATATTCCTTATTCTTCAAAAGAGGAAATAAGAAGGTATTTTGAAGAGAGTGATATTTTTATAATGCCTTCTAGGTATGAAACATTTGGATTAGTATATGCAGAGGCTTTATCACAAGGTTTACCTATTATTTATACAAGAGGTCAAGGCTTTGATGGGCAGATTCCAGATGGTGAAGTTGGTTATAGTGTAAGGTATGATGATGTAGATGAAATTGTTGAAAAAATTATTTTAATTTACAGTAGTTATAATAATTACTCTACTAAAATTAAGAATTATATACAAAAATTTGATTGGGAAAATATAGCTGATAATTATAAAATAATTTATGAGAATATTATAGATAATAGGAAAAAAGAATTATGA